From one Paracoccus pantotrophus genomic stretch:
- a CDS encoding amino acid ABC transporter permease, whose protein sequence is MFNYTFQWKQAMARLPQMLDGALVTMQVAILSMVLGILLAIILTMFRLSGIRILSAVAKTWVEIARNTPALFQIYMAHFGLGSFGLHLSPFLSILLGITFNNAGYLTENFRGALKAIPDTQTRAARSLGLGAVGAFRHVVLPQMLRISFLPMTNQMVWAILMTSLGVTVGMNTDLYGVTQDLNALTFRTFELFALAAVIFYVITKIVTLGARLIAARLFRY, encoded by the coding sequence ATGTTCAACTATACCTTCCAATGGAAGCAGGCGATGGCGCGGCTTCCGCAGATGCTGGATGGCGCCCTTGTCACCATGCAGGTGGCGATCCTGTCGATGGTGCTGGGCATCCTGCTGGCGATCATCCTGACCATGTTCCGCCTGTCGGGCATCCGCATCCTGTCCGCCGTCGCCAAGACCTGGGTCGAGATCGCGCGCAACACCCCGGCGCTGTTCCAGATCTACATGGCGCATTTCGGGCTGGGCAGCTTCGGCCTGCATCTGAGCCCGTTCCTGTCGATCCTGCTCGGCATCACCTTCAACAATGCCGGCTACCTGACCGAGAATTTCCGCGGCGCGCTGAAGGCCATACCCGATACGCAGACCCGCGCCGCCCGGTCGTTGGGCCTGGGGGCGGTGGGGGCGTTCCGTCATGTCGTGCTGCCGCAGATGCTGCGCATCTCGTTCCTGCCGATGACGAACCAGATGGTCTGGGCGATCCTGATGACCTCGCTGGGCGTCACCGTGGGGATGAATACCGACCTTTACGGCGTCACCCAGGATCTGAACGCGCTGACCTTCCGCACGTTCGAACTGTTCGCCCTGGCCGCGGTGATCTTCTATGTCATCACCAAGATCGTCACCCTTGGCGCGCGGCTGATCGCCGCCCGGCTGTTCCGGTATTGA
- a CDS encoding amino acid ABC transporter permease, which yields MFDTALTTADFVFLAKGAGMTIVVTIISVIAGTILGIVFGVIRYQLGAIWAAPLIFVLDIFRSIPLLIQLVLANAFLGTILRLNMSGFTVACIVLSMYTAAYCAEIVRGGIEAVPVTTRRAARSLGMSWGQDMREIVLPLATRVALPSWIGLALGVMKDSALVYVVQVTELLRSTQILITRLQEPLLLLMICGAFYFVISFPLARFGGYLEKRWSND from the coding sequence ATGTTCGACACCGCACTGACGACCGCCGATTTCGTCTTTCTGGCCAAGGGCGCCGGCATGACCATCGTGGTCACGATCATCTCGGTGATCGCCGGCACCATCCTGGGCATCGTCTTCGGCGTCATCCGCTATCAGCTGGGCGCGATCTGGGCCGCGCCGCTGATCTTCGTCCTGGACATCTTCCGCTCCATCCCGCTCTTGATCCAGCTTGTGCTGGCCAATGCCTTTCTGGGCACGATCCTGCGGCTGAACATGTCGGGCTTTACCGTCGCCTGCATCGTGCTGTCGATGTATACGGCCGCCTATTGCGCCGAGATCGTCAGGGGCGGCATCGAGGCAGTGCCGGTGACGACGCGGCGCGCGGCGCGCTCGCTCGGCATGAGCTGGGGCCAGGACATGCGCGAGATCGTCCTGCCCTTGGCCACGCGGGTCGCGCTGCCGTCCTGGATCGGGCTGGCGCTTGGCGTCATGAAGGACTCGGCGCTGGTCTATGTCGTCCAGGTGACCGAGCTTCTGCGCTCGACCCAGATCCTGATCACGCGGCTTCAGGAACCGCTGCTGCTGTTGATGATCTGCGGCGCCTTCTACTTTGTCATCTCGTTCCCGCTGGCCCGGTTCGGCGGCTATCTGGAGAAACGGTGGTCCAATGATTGA
- a CDS encoding amino acid ABC transporter ATP-binding protein: MIEIEHVRKSFGQLEVLKGIDLTVSKGEVVTIIGGSGSGKSTLLTCINGLEPIDSGRILIDGTEVHAKSTDLNKLRRKVGIVFQQWNAFPHLTVLENVTLAPRKVLGMSRTQAEEIAVRQLTHVGLGDKLKTYPGRLSGGQQQRMAIARALAMSPEYMLFDEVTSALDPQLVGEVLDTLKMLAQEGMTMILVTHEMAFARDVSDRVAFFHQGVMAEIGPPQQIFGDPQHPETRKFLSSTRQ, translated from the coding sequence ATGATTGAGATCGAACATGTCCGCAAATCCTTTGGCCAGCTGGAGGTTCTGAAAGGCATCGACCTGACGGTCAGCAAGGGCGAGGTGGTCACGATCATCGGCGGCTCGGGCTCGGGCAAGTCGACGCTTCTGACCTGCATCAACGGGCTGGAGCCAATCGATTCCGGCCGCATCCTGATCGACGGGACCGAGGTCCACGCGAAATCCACCGATCTCAACAAGCTGCGCCGCAAGGTCGGGATCGTGTTCCAGCAGTGGAACGCTTTTCCGCACCTGACCGTGCTGGAGAACGTCACCCTGGCACCGCGCAAGGTGCTGGGCATGTCCCGCACACAGGCCGAGGAGATCGCCGTCCGGCAACTGACCCATGTCGGGCTGGGCGACAAGCTGAAGACCTATCCGGGCCGGTTGTCGGGCGGCCAGCAGCAGCGCATGGCGATCGCCCGCGCGCTGGCGATGTCGCCGGAATACATGCTGTTCGACGAGGTGACCTCGGCGCTGGACCCGCAACTGGTGGGCGAGGTTCTGGACACGCTGAAGATGCTGGCCCAGGAAGGCATGACGATGATCCTGGTCACGCATGAGATGGCCTTTGCCCGCGACGTGTCGGACCGGGTGGCCTTCTTCCATCAGGGCGTCATGGCCGAGATCGGCCCGCCGCAGCAGATCTTCGGCGACCCGCAGCATCCCGAGACGCGCAAGTTCCTGTCGAGCACCCGGCAATGA